The following DNA comes from Thermodesulfovibrionales bacterium.
ACTTCTCGATCATTGTGAGAGAACGGCTCAGGAGATTCCCGAGGTCGTTTGCAAGGTCCGTATTGATCCTGTTGACAAGGGCCTCCTCTGAGAAATCGCCGTCAAGGCCAAAGGGCACTTCCCTGAATAGGAAATATCTGAATGCATCGACTCCGTATTTATCGACCATCGCCTGAGGGTCTACAACATTGCCGAGAGACTTTGACATCTTCTTCCCCTCCACAGTCCACCAGCCGTGGGCAAAGATATTTTTGGGCAGAGGGAGGTCAAGGGCCATGAGCATGGTGGACCAGTAAACAGCGTGGGTTGTGAGGATGTCCTTTCCGACGAGGTGGTGGGAAGCCGGCCACCACCCCCCCCTCTCCTCCCCTTGGCAAGGGGGGGACGCAGGGGGGGTGGTCTTGTCAGAACCCGGCGAGAGATACCGTGTTGCGGAAAAGTAATTCACCAGTGCATCAAACCAGACATACGTCACGAAACCCTCGTCAAAGGGGAGGGGGATGCCCCAGGAGAGCCTCTGCTTCGGCCTCGAAATACAGAGATCTCCGAGTTTGTTGTTCCTCAGAAAACCGAGGACTTCATTCCTTCGGGTTTCGGGAAGGATATAGAAGGGGTTGTTTTCTAAAAGGGTGATGAGTCTCTCCTGGTATTTCGACATGAGGAAAAAATAGTTATCTTCGTGTATCTCCTCGACGGGTCTTCCACAATCGGGACAGTTGCCGCCGACGAGTTCCTTCTCTGTCCAGAACCTCTCATCAGGGGTGCAGTACCAGCCTGCATAGGTCCTCTTTTCTATTTCACCCCGGTCCCAGAGCATCTGCATGAGTCCCTGAACAGTCTTGATATGCTCCCCATCGGTGGTCCGAATAAACGCGTCATTCGATATGTCCAATATCTTCCAGAGGCCCTTGAAGTTCTCGACCATGCGATCGGCGTGTTCTTTGGGACTGCGCCTCCTTTCGGCTGCGGCCTTTTCGACCTTCTGGCCGTGCTCATCAGTACCCGTCAGAAAAAAGACCTCCTTCCCAAGAAGCCTGTTCCACCTTGCCAGGATATCGGCAGCAATCGTCGTATACGCATGCCCTATGTGAGGGATATCATTCACATAGTAGATGGGTGTCGTCACGTAAAACTTATCACTCATCTCCGGGCCTTTCTCTCATGCCGCCTCCGTCTGCGATGCCTTCTCCCAGGACCATCTTTCTGAGCCGCTACCGCTGCGGGTTTGTCGTGCTCCATCTCTTCCCTGCCGGACCGTTCCGCTTCACCATGCCCTGCGCTTTCAGAGGGTTTCGGTGACGGCTCCTCCCGAGCACCCCTCTGTCCCGCTGCTTCAGGCGCAGGAGGACGATGTGATCTGCGGTGTCGTGAGTGTCTTCTGCCCTGTTCCTTGGGAGTCGCGGCAATGTCTCCCTTCGCCGGCAAAGAAGGTTCTTCAACAATAACGGACTCGGCGCCTTCATCCTCGTTCACCGTCGTTGTCAGTTCTTCTTCCCGGCAGGCATCTTCGGCCTTTTCACCCTCGGAATATTCATAACCAAGGCAGCACATGAGCCTTCCGCAAACGCCTGAGAGTTTATTTGCATTCAGGACCAGTTCCTGACTCTTGGCCATCCGTATGGATATTGGTTCAAAGGATGTGAGGAAGGTCTTGCAGCACAACTCCCTTCCGCATATCCCGAGCCCGCCGACAATCTTTGACGCATCCCTCACGCCAACCTGCCTCATCTCAATACGCGTCTTGAACCTTGCAGCCAGGTCTTTGACAAGTTCCCTGAAGTCTATCCTCCCGTCGGCAGTGAAATAGAAGACAAATCGCTTTCTGTCGAGCGTGACTTCCGTCGAGATCAACTTCATCGGGAGACCCCGTGCCATAATTCTCTCGATGCAGTACGCCATGGCCTCCTCAGCCACGCGCTTATTTTCCGATTTTTGTTTCAGGTCATCTTCTGTCGCCTTCCTGAGGACCTTCTTCAACTCCTTTGTCCCTTCAGCAAGGGCACGTCTTCCGACAACGACGCTGCCCATGCTCAGACCGAGTTCGGACTCCACGACGACGACGTCTCCCTTTGCAACTTCAAGGCCGTTAACCTCAAAGTCATAGATCTTGCCGCAGTTCTTAAACCTTATCCCAATAACGTCAGGCATGTAAACTCCTCTTCGTAACGCGCCACGAGTAATGTATAACGGGTCTTTCCGACAGATCACCCATCAGGCACGACCCATGACGGCTCTGATGATCGAGGCTGTATAATTCCAGGTGATCGACTTGTTCAGATTAAAATCGAGCCTCCCCCTCAGCCGATTTATCTTCGTATACGACTCCATGAGAGAAATGAGGTCTCCTGATCTGCTCATCTGTGAAAGGTCGTCTCTCATATCATCGTGAATAAAGATCCCTTCACTCCCCATCACGTTCATGATCGCCAGGTCCCTCATCCACGCGATCACGAGATCGAACCATTGCTCCATCTCGTCCCTGTCAGTCCAGATCTCATTATTCCCTTCGATCATATTCTGAAGGAGTTGAAGGAAACGCGTGCGTTCATTCAGGAGGTCGGAAGAGAGCGCACGTCCCGGTCTTCCCATGGAAAGTCTGACGACCGTAGAAAGAAGACGGTCGGTGATCTCCAGTCCCATTCCTTCTCCGCCGCCGGCAGCCTGTTGTTTCCCGGTGACCGATTTTATGACGCCTGCACAAGCTTCCGTGGGAAGAGGTGTAAACTTGACGTTCGAGCAGCGTGACCTGATAGTCTCAGGCATCCTGCCGGGATTCGACGCGATCAGAATAAGAAGACTGTCCTCCGGAGGTTCCTCAAGTGTTTTGAGAAAGGCGTTGGCAGCGGACTGGTTCATAGTGTCGGCATCATCGATAATCACAACCTTCTTCTTCCCTTCATAGGGTTTAAAGGAGAGCGCGTCTTCCACACTCCTTATCTCGTCGACTCTTATTTCTCCCTTTTCAGGGGCGACGATGACAAGATCGGGATAAGTTCCGGCGTCGATCTTCTTGCATGCACTGCAAACATCGCAGGCATCGACATCTTTGAGACTGCCTCCCTTAACGTTGGCAGGCGTCGCGAATAACCCTTCACTATTCTTCAGACAGTTTATCGCCTTTGCAAGATTAAGCGCCGTAAACCTCTTCCCTATTCCTGATTCCCCGTCAAAGAGATAGGCAGAGGGGATCCTGCCCCTTTCTAATGTCCCGAGCAGGATGCTGACTGCCCTGTCCTGACCTATAACGTCCCTAAGAGCCATAATAACCGGCAGATACTGCAACAAACCTCTTCATTTTTCAGGAAATCCCCTCCTTTTTTCTCTAAACGATTATAACCTTATGGGAAGCGAGTTGACAAGGGTTTGAGAGGAGAGGATATCGGTGCAAACCGCCCCATGGGAAGCTAAGAGCCTGTCTCTTTGACGAAATGTTATAGCTTCTTCCCGCTGAACTTCGAAAGCTCCTTCAGTCTCTTCACGACCCCGGCAAAGCCCTCGATATCAAGAGACTGGGGGCCGTCGCAGAGTGCCTTCTGAGGGTCGGGATGAACTTCAACCATGATACCGTCAGCGCCGCATGCCATCGCAGCAAAACAGAGCGGTGGAACATAATTCCTCACCCCTGTAGCGTGGGAAGGGTCTATGATTATCGGGAGATGGGAACGCTCATGGATGACGGGTACAGCGGAGATATCGAGAGTATTTCGAGTAGCATTTTCAAAGGTGCGAATCCCTCTCTCGCAGAGGATAACGTCGTTGCAACCTTCCGAGAGAACATACTCTGCAGACATGAGAAACTCCTGGATCGTCGTCGACATGCCCCTCTTCAGCACAATAGGTTTGCCGAACTTGCCGACCCTCCTGAGGAGGGAAAAATTCTGGACATTGCGCGCGCCTATCTGCAAAGCATCGGCATACTCACCTACCATCTCAACGTCCTCGGGGTTAATGACCTCGGTGACAAAGGGAAGTCCGGACTCCTTCCGCGCCTTGGCAAGCAGCTTGAGCCCTACCTCTTCGAGCCCTTGAAAGGCATAGGGGGAAGTCCTTGGTTTGAACGCTCCACCCCTGAGCATCTTCGCCCCTGCCTTCTTTACCTTGAGCGCGGTCTCGACGATCTGCTTTTCGGTCTCTACCGAACAGGGCCCGGCTATGACCCCAAAGTGCCCTCCACCAAAGAAGGCGCCATCAACGGCGACAACCGTCGGCTCTCTCCTGATCTCTCTGCTCGCAAGCTTGTACGGCTGGAGGATAGGAACAAGCTTCTCGACACAGGGTATGGCCTCAAGGGCCTCGAGCAAGTGCTTATCCCGGTCATCGCCTACCGCACCGATTACTGTCCTTTCTACACCAACAATGGCATGGGGAGTAAAGCCCTGCTCCTTGACCTTTTTCATGATCAGATCAACAGTCCTTTTCTTGCATCCTGGTTTCAGGACAATGATCATACGGTCTCCTTTCAAAGGGAAAAAGCCACAG
Coding sequences within:
- the metG gene encoding methionine--tRNA ligase; this encodes MSDKFYVTTPIYYVNDIPHIGHAYTTIAADILARWNRLLGKEVFFLTGTDEHGQKVEKAAAERRRSPKEHADRMVENFKGLWKILDISNDAFIRTTDGEHIKTVQGLMQMLWDRGEIEKRTYAGWYCTPDERFWTEKELVGGNCPDCGRPVEEIHEDNYFFLMSKYQERLITLLENNPFYILPETRRNEVLGFLRNNKLGDLCISRPKQRLSWGIPLPFDEGFVTYVWFDALVNYFSATRYLSPGSDKTTPPASPPCQGEERGGWWPASHHLVGKDILTTHAVYWSTMLMALDLPLPKNIFAHGWWTVEGKKMSKSLGNVVDPQAMVDKYGVDAFRYFLFREVPFGLDGDFSEEALVNRINTDLANDLGNLLSRSLTMIEKFNGGEVPLPMNSKDRESAEERFFEKRIQGRFAETAVRAFSDFLRQLRFSEALGYLWAIIHDLNKYIDYSAPWREDDKEVILNTLYTLAEALSLVAVNVYPFMPSTAGKIWKQLGIKTDITKMNALPEWGEITVSGNKTSKGDQLFPRIEKKEEKVQKQKEKDQVSEQGVIGLIGIEDFARVELKIGKVIGAERVEKSNKLIRLRVDTGEERQIVAGIGKSYSPEDLVGKKIVVVANLKPAKLMGVESQGMLLAATDEDGTCSILTPERDVNQGSRVK
- a CDS encoding stage 0 sporulation family protein → MPDVIGIRFKNCGKIYDFEVNGLEVAKGDVVVVESELGLSMGSVVVGRRALAEGTKELKKVLRKATEDDLKQKSENKRVAEEAMAYCIERIMARGLPMKLISTEVTLDRKRFVFYFTADGRIDFRELVKDLAARFKTRIEMRQVGVRDASKIVGGLGICGRELCCKTFLTSFEPISIRMAKSQELVLNANKLSGVCGRLMCCLGYEYSEGEKAEDACREEELTTTVNEDEGAESVIVEEPSLPAKGDIAATPKEQGRRHSRHRRSHRPPAPEAAGQRGAREEPSPKPSESAGHGEAERSGREEMEHDKPAAVAAQKDGPGRRHRRRRRHERKARR
- the holB gene encoding DNA polymerase III subunit delta' — translated: MQYLPVIMALRDVIGQDRAVSILLGTLERGRIPSAYLFDGESGIGKRFTALNLAKAINCLKNSEGLFATPANVKGGSLKDVDACDVCSACKKIDAGTYPDLVIVAPEKGEIRVDEIRSVEDALSFKPYEGKKKVVIIDDADTMNQSAANAFLKTLEEPPEDSLLILIASNPGRMPETIRSRCSNVKFTPLPTEACAGVIKSVTGKQQAAGGGEGMGLEITDRLLSTVVRLSMGRPGRALSSDLLNERTRFLQLLQNMIEGNNEIWTDRDEMEQWFDLVIAWMRDLAIMNVMGSEGIFIHDDMRDDLSQMSRSGDLISLMESYTKINRLRGRLDFNLNKSITWNYTASIIRAVMGRA
- the aroF gene encoding 3-deoxy-7-phosphoheptulonate synthase — translated: MIIVLKPGCKKRTVDLIMKKVKEQGFTPHAIVGVERTVIGAVGDDRDKHLLEALEAIPCVEKLVPILQPYKLASREIRREPTVVAVDGAFFGGGHFGVIAGPCSVETEKQIVETALKVKKAGAKMLRGGAFKPRTSPYAFQGLEEVGLKLLAKARKESGLPFVTEVINPEDVEMVGEYADALQIGARNVQNFSLLRRVGKFGKPIVLKRGMSTTIQEFLMSAEYVLSEGCNDVILCERGIRTFENATRNTLDISAVPVIHERSHLPIIIDPSHATGVRNYVPPLCFAAMACGADGIMVEVHPDPQKALCDGPQSLDIEGFAGVVKRLKELSKFSGKKL